Proteins found in one Rhodovulum sp. MB263 genomic segment:
- a CDS encoding TetR family transcriptional regulator C-terminal domain-containing protein, with the protein MTPSPPRTRIQRRNRETILEAALDVFSKQGFRGATLDQIARKAGLSKPNLLYYFPSKEAMHEALLAGLLDTWLAPLRALDPEGEPLDELLGYVRRKLVMSRDYPRESRLFANEILQGAGHIRPTLEGELKSLVDHSAAVIEGWARAGRIAPVDPYHLIFSIWALTQHYADFDIQVRAVLGEGKDDPFDGAERYLTTLFRRLLTP; encoded by the coding sequence ATGACACCTTCGCCGCCCCGCACCCGCATTCAGCGCCGGAATCGCGAGACCATCCTCGAGGCCGCGCTGGACGTCTTCTCGAAACAGGGTTTCCGCGGCGCGACGCTCGACCAGATCGCCCGGAAGGCCGGGCTTTCGAAGCCGAACCTGCTTTACTACTTCCCCTCCAAGGAGGCGATGCACGAGGCGCTTCTGGCGGGCCTGCTGGACACCTGGCTGGCGCCGCTGCGCGCGCTCGATCCGGAGGGCGAGCCGCTGGACGAGCTTTTGGGATATGTCCGCCGCAAGCTGGTGATGAGCCGCGATTACCCGCGCGAAAGCCGGTTATTCGCCAATGAGATCCTGCAAGGCGCCGGGCATATCCGGCCGACCCTCGAAGGCGAGCTGAAAAGCCTTGTCGATCACAGCGCCGCAGTGATCGAGGGCTGGGCGCGCGCGGGCCGGATCGCGCCGGTAGACCCCTATCATCTGATCTTCTCGATCTGGGCGCTGACCCAGCATTACGCCGATTTCGACATTCAGGTGCGGGCCGTTCTGGGCGAGGGCAAGGACGATCCGTTCGATGGCGCCGAGCGCTATCTGACGACGCTGTTCCGCCGCCTGCTCACCCCCTGA
- a CDS encoding aspartate aminotransferase family protein, which produces MALDRNSGPNDLSAFWMPFTANRQFKAAPRMLVGAEGMYYRTADGRQVLDGTAGLWCCNAGHCRPQITEAVAKQAAELDYAPAFQMGHPRAFELASALRDMAPEGMEHVFFTNSGSESVETALKIALAYHRARGEGSRTRLIGRERGYHGVNFGGISVGGIGPNRKMFGTLLTGVDHLPHTHLPEQNAFTRGQPEHGAHLAEDLERLIALHGADTIAAVIVEPMSGSTGVLLPPRGYLERLREITKKHGILLIFDEVITGFGRLGSSFAAEHFGVLPDLMTTAKGLTNGVIPMGAVLTTAAVHDAFMQGPDHLIEFFHGYTYSGNPIAAAAGLATLGIYREEGLFENAAALAPYWEEALHSLKGLPHVIDIRNMGLVGAVELEPIAGEPTKRAFTAFLDAFEKDLMIRTTGDIIAMSPPLMINKAQIDELFGKLTDVLKALD; this is translated from the coding sequence ATGGCGCTCGATCGTAATTCCGGTCCCAATGACCTTTCGGCCTTCTGGATGCCGTTCACCGCGAACCGGCAGTTCAAGGCGGCGCCACGGATGCTGGTGGGTGCGGAGGGCATGTATTACCGCACCGCGGATGGCCGCCAGGTGCTGGATGGCACGGCGGGGCTTTGGTGCTGCAATGCCGGCCATTGCCGGCCGCAGATCACCGAGGCGGTCGCCAAGCAGGCGGCCGAGCTCGATTATGCGCCCGCCTTCCAGATGGGCCATCCCAGGGCCTTCGAGCTTGCCAGCGCGCTGCGCGACATGGCGCCCGAGGGGATGGAGCATGTCTTCTTCACCAATTCCGGCTCCGAATCCGTCGAGACCGCGCTGAAGATCGCCCTCGCCTATCACCGGGCGCGGGGCGAGGGCTCCCGCACCCGGCTGATCGGGCGCGAGCGCGGCTATCACGGGGTGAATTTCGGCGGCATCTCGGTCGGTGGCATCGGTCCCAACCGCAAGATGTTCGGCACGCTCCTGACCGGGGTCGACCATCTGCCCCATACCCATCTGCCCGAGCAGAACGCCTTCACCCGCGGCCAGCCCGAGCATGGCGCCCATCTGGCCGAGGATCTGGAACGGCTGATCGCGCTCCATGGCGCCGATACCATCGCCGCGGTCATCGTCGAGCCGATGTCGGGCTCGACCGGCGTGCTGCTGCCGCCCAGGGGCTATCTGGAACGGCTGCGCGAGATCACCAAGAAGCACGGCATTCTCCTGATCTTCGACGAGGTCATCACCGGCTTCGGGCGGCTGGGCTCGTCCTTCGCGGCCGAGCATTTCGGGGTGCTTCCCGATCTGATGACCACCGCGAAGGGCCTGACCAACGGGGTAATCCCGATGGGCGCGGTCCTGACCACGGCCGCGGTGCATGACGCCTTCATGCAAGGGCCCGACCATCTCATCGAATTCTTCCACGGCTATACCTATTCCGGCAACCCGATTGCCGCGGCCGCGGGGCTCGCGACGCTCGGGATCTATCGCGAGGAGGGGCTGTTCGAGAATGCCGCCGCCCTCGCGCCCTATTGGGAAGAGGCGCTGCATTCCTTGAAGGGGCTGCCGCATGTGATCGACATCCGCAACATGGGTCTGGTCGGCGCGGTCGAGCTAGAGCCGATCGCGGGCGAACCGACCAAGCGGGCCTTCACGGCCTTCCTCGATGCCTTCGAGAAGGACCTGATGATCCGGACCACCGGCGATATCATCGCGATGTCGCCGCCGCTGATGATCAACAAGGCGCAAATCGACGAACTCTTCGGCAAGCTCACCGATGTCCTCAAGGCGCTGGACTGA
- a CDS encoding Zn-dependent hydrolase, with product MTTPGENLRINRDRLWDSLMEMAKIGPGVAGGNNRQTLTDADAEGRALFQSWCDEAGLTMGVDRMGTMFATRAGEDPDALPVYVGSHLDTQPTGGKYDGVLGVLGALEAVRTMNDLGIRTKHPIVVTNWANEEGARFAPAMLASGVFAGVHTLDYAYAREDLEGLRYGDELARIGWKGEEEVGARKMHAYYELHIEQGPILEAEGKEIGVVTHCQGLWWLEFTLTGREAHTGSTPMAMRVNAGLAAARILEMVQEVAMAAQPNAVGGVGQMQFSPNSRNVLPGSVVFTVDIRTPDQAKLDRMRAEIETRAAAICEDLGVGCSVEPVGHFDPVTFTPDLVSAVRSAAGKLGYSHMDLVSGAGHDACWAARVAPTTMIMCPCVGGLSHNEAEEISKDWAAAGADVLCHAVLETAGIVE from the coding sequence ATGACAACCCCGGGAGAGAATCTGCGCATCAATCGCGACCGGCTCTGGGACAGCCTGATGGAAATGGCCAAGATCGGCCCCGGCGTTGCGGGCGGCAACAACCGCCAGACCCTGACCGATGCCGATGCCGAGGGCCGCGCGCTGTTCCAGAGCTGGTGCGACGAGGCCGGGCTGACGATGGGTGTCGACCGGATGGGCACGATGTTCGCGACCCGCGCGGGCGAGGATCCGGATGCGCTGCCGGTCTATGTCGGCAGCCATCTCGACACCCAGCCCACGGGCGGGAAATATGACGGGGTGCTGGGGGTTCTGGGCGCGCTCGAGGCGGTGCGCACGATGAACGATCTGGGGATCCGCACGAAGCATCCCATCGTCGTGACCAACTGGGCCAATGAAGAGGGCGCGCGCTTTGCCCCCGCCATGCTGGCCTCGGGCGTCTTCGCGGGCGTTCATACGCTCGACTATGCCTATGCGCGCGAGGATCTCGAGGGGCTCCGCTATGGTGACGAGCTGGCCCGGATCGGCTGGAAGGGCGAGGAAGAGGTCGGCGCGCGCAAGATGCATGCCTATTACGAACTGCATATCGAGCAGGGCCCGATCCTCGAGGCCGAGGGCAAGGAGATCGGGGTCGTCACCCATTGCCAGGGGCTGTGGTGGCTGGAATTCACCCTGACCGGCCGTGAGGCGCATACCGGCTCGACGCCGATGGCGATGCGGGTGAATGCGGGGCTGGCGGCGGCGCGCATCTTAGAGATGGTGCAGGAGGTCGCGATGGCGGCCCAGCCCAATGCCGTGGGCGGCGTGGGCCAGATGCAGTTCTCGCCCAATTCGCGCAACGTGCTTCCCGGGAGCGTGGTCTTCACCGTCGATATCCGCACCCCCGATCAGGCCAAGCTCGACCGGATGCGGGCCGAGATCGAGACCCGCGCGGCGGCGATCTGCGAGGATCTGGGCGTCGGTTGTTCGGTCGAGCCGGTGGGCCATTTCGACCCCGTGACCTTCACCCCCGATCTGGTGAGCGCGGTCCGGAGCGCGGCCGGGAAGCTCGGCTATTCGCATATGGATCTCGTCTCGGGGGCGGGACACGATGCCTGCTGGGCCGCCAGGGTCGCGCCCACCACGATGATCATGTGCCCCTGCGTCGGCGGACTCTCGCATAACGAGGCCGAGGAGATCTCGAAGGACTGGGCCGCGGCCGGGGCCGATGTGCTGTGCCATGCGGTGCTGGAAACGGCGGGGATCGTCGAGTGA
- the hydA gene encoding dihydropyrimidinase — protein MSTVIRNGTIVTADLSYEADVLIEGGKIADIGPGLSGDEVLDATGCYVMPGGIDPHTHLEMPFMGTYSSDDFESGTRAALAGGTTMVVDFALPSPGQGLLDALKMWDNKSTRAHCDYSFHMAITWWDRQVFDEMETVVKERGITSFKHFMAYKGSLMVNDDEMFASFRRCAELGAIPLVHAENGDVVAELAAKLLAEGNTGPEAHAYSRPPQVEGEATNRAIMIADMAGVPLYVVHVSCEESHEAIRRARMQGKRVWGEPLIQHLTLDESEYFNADWDHAARRVMSPPFRNQKHQDSLWAGLASGSLSCVATDHCAFTTDQKRYGVGDFTKIPNGTGGLEDRLPMLWTHGVGTGRITPEEFVAVTSTNIAKILNLYPRKGAVLVGSDADLVVWDPEKTRTISAATQQSAIDYNVFEGKEVRGLPRYTLSRGRVAVADDEVTPQEGWGEFVSRPPNGPVNKALSSWKALTAPRKIERAGIPASGV, from the coding sequence ATGAGCACGGTTATCAGGAACGGCACCATTGTGACCGCCGATCTGAGCTATGAGGCGGATGTGCTGATCGAGGGCGGGAAGATCGCCGACATCGGCCCCGGTCTTTCGGGCGACGAGGTTCTGGACGCCACCGGCTGCTATGTGATGCCGGGCGGGATCGACCCGCATACCCATCTCGAGATGCCCTTCATGGGCACCTATTCCTCGGATGATTTCGAATCCGGCACCCGCGCGGCGCTGGCGGGCGGCACCACGATGGTGGTCGATTTCGCGCTGCCCTCGCCGGGTCAGGGGCTGCTCGATGCGCTGAAGATGTGGGACAACAAGTCGACCCGGGCGCATTGCGACTATTCCTTCCACATGGCGATCACCTGGTGGGACAGGCAGGTCTTCGACGAGATGGAGACGGTGGTGAAAGAGCGCGGCATCACCAGCTTCAAGCATTTCATGGCCTACAAGGGCTCGCTGATGGTGAATGACGACGAGATGTTCGCCTCGTTCCGCCGCTGCGCCGAGCTGGGGGCCATTCCGCTGGTCCATGCCGAGAATGGCGATGTCGTGGCCGAGCTGGCAGCCAAGCTTCTGGCCGAGGGCAATACCGGCCCCGAGGCCCATGCCTATTCGCGCCCGCCCCAGGTCGAGGGCGAGGCCACCAACCGCGCGATCATGATCGCCGACATGGCGGGCGTGCCGCTTTACGTGGTGCATGTCTCCTGCGAGGAGAGCCATGAGGCGATCCGGCGCGCGCGGATGCAGGGCAAGCGGGTCTGGGGCGAGCCGCTGATCCAGCATCTGACGCTGGACGAGAGCGAATATTTCAACGCCGACTGGGATCATGCAGCGCGGCGCGTGATGTCGCCGCCCTTCCGGAACCAGAAGCATCAGGACAGCCTTTGGGCGGGGCTTGCCTCGGGCTCGCTGTCTTGCGTCGCGACCGATCACTGCGCCTTTACCACCGATCAGAAACGCTATGGTGTCGGCGATTTCACGAAGATCCCGAACGGGACCGGCGGGCTCGAGGACCGGCTGCCGATGCTCTGGACCCATGGCGTCGGCACCGGGCGGATCACGCCTGAGGAATTCGTGGCGGTGACCTCGACCAATATCGCCAAGATCCTGAACCTCTATCCCCGGAAGGGCGCGGTGCTGGTCGGCTCGGACGCCGATCTGGTCGTCTGGGACCCCGAGAAGACCAGGACCATCAGCGCCGCGACCCAGCAATCGGCCATCGATTACAACGTCTTCGAGGGCAAGGAGGTCAGGGGCCTGCCGCGCTACACGCTGAGCCGCGGTCGCGTCGCCGTCGCCGATGACGAGGTGACGCCGCAGGAGGGCTGGGGCGAGTTCGTCAGTCGCCCGCCGAACGGGCCGGTCAACAAGGCGCTGTCCTCCTGGAAGGCGCTGACCGCGCCCCGCAAGATCGAGCGGGCGGGCATCCCGGCCAGCGGCGTCTGA
- a CDS encoding ABC transporter ATP-binding protein codes for MKTPVIKAENVDLVFQTADGPVQALSDVSLDVGRGEFVSFIGPSGCGKTTFLRCVAALEHPTGGRLSVNGVSPDTARMERSYGYVFQAAGLYPWRTIARNIRLPLEIMGYPKAERAARVQKVLELVDLAGFGNKFPWQLSGGMQQRASIARALAFDADILLMDEPFGALDEIVRDHLNEQLLALWARTGKTCLFVTHSIPEAVYLSTRIVVMSPRPGRIADVIDSPLPKERPLDIRDTPEFLEIAHRVREGLRAGHAYD; via the coding sequence GTGAAGACACCGGTCATCAAGGCGGAAAACGTGGATCTGGTGTTCCAGACCGCAGACGGACCCGTGCAGGCGCTGAGCGATGTGTCGCTCGATGTCGGGCGCGGCGAGTTCGTCAGTTTCATCGGCCCCTCGGGCTGCGGCAAGACCACCTTCCTGCGCTGCGTGGCGGCGCTGGAACATCCGACCGGCGGCCGCCTGAGCGTCAACGGGGTGAGCCCCGACACTGCCCGCATGGAGCGCAGCTACGGCTATGTCTTCCAGGCGGCCGGGCTTTACCCCTGGCGGACCATCGCCCGGAACATCCGGCTGCCGCTCGAGATCATGGGCTATCCTAAGGCCGAACGGGCGGCGCGGGTGCAGAAGGTGCTGGAGCTGGTCGATCTGGCGGGCTTCGGCAACAAGTTTCCCTGGCAGCTTTCGGGGGGCATGCAGCAGCGCGCCAGCATAGCCCGCGCGCTGGCCTTCGATGCCGATATCCTGCTGATGGACGAACCCTTCGGCGCGCTGGACGAGATCGTGCGAGACCATCTGAACGAACAGCTTCTGGCGCTGTGGGCGCGGACCGGCAAGACCTGCCTGTTCGTTACCCATTCGATCCCCGAGGCGGTTTACCTGTCCACCAGGATCGTGGTGATGAGCCCGCGCCCGGGGCGGATCGCCGATGTGATCGACAGCCCGCTGCCGAAGGAGCGTCCGCTCGACATCCGCGACACGCCGGAATTCCTGGAAATCGCCCATCGCGTCCGCGAGGGGCTGCGCGCGGGGCATGCCTATGACTAG
- a CDS encoding ABC transporter permease, which yields MRNVLPILTVVLAILALWYGAAVALNARWALDQAARAGQELTLGQIVSDTMRQERPKLPAPHQVGAELWKTTGAMALEGRAFSKRSLIYHCWVTLSATLLGFAIGAGAGILLAVGIVHNRAMDRSVMPWAIASQTIPILAIAPMIIVVLNSIGITGLLPKAIISAYLSFFPVAVGMVKGLRSPDAMDLDLMRTWGARAGQIFWKLRWPASMPYLFTSLKVAMAASLVGAIVGELPTGAIRGLGARLLAGSYYGQTVQIWSALFAAAILAALLVGLVGLVQRITLKRMGMVR from the coding sequence ATGCGTAATGTCCTGCCGATCCTGACGGTGGTGCTGGCGATCCTCGCGCTCTGGTACGGGGCGGCGGTGGCGCTGAACGCACGCTGGGCGCTCGATCAGGCGGCGCGCGCGGGACAGGAGCTGACGCTCGGCCAGATCGTCTCGGACACGATGCGGCAGGAGCGCCCCAAGCTGCCCGCGCCGCATCAGGTGGGGGCCGAGCTCTGGAAGACGACCGGGGCGATGGCGCTGGAGGGCCGGGCCTTCTCGAAGCGCAGCCTGATCTATCACTGCTGGGTCACGCTCTCGGCCACACTTCTGGGCTTTGCCATCGGTGCTGGCGCGGGCATCCTGCTGGCCGTCGGGATCGTTCATAACCGCGCGATGGACCGAAGCGTGATGCCCTGGGCGATTGCCTCGCAGACCATCCCCATCCTCGCCATCGCGCCGATGATCATCGTGGTGCTGAATTCCATCGGCATCACCGGGCTGCTGCCCAAGGCCATCATCTCGGCCTATCTGTCGTTCTTCCCGGTCGCGGTTGGCATGGTGAAGGGGCTGCGCAGCCCCGATGCGATGGATCTCGACCTGATGAGGACCTGGGGGGCGCGCGCGGGGCAGATCTTCTGGAAGCTGCGCTGGCCCGCCTCGATGCCCTATCTCTTCACCTCGCTCAAGGTCGCGATGGCGGCGAGCCTTGTCGGTGCCATCGTTGGCGAACTTCCGACGGGCGCGATCCGGGGCCTTGGCGCGCGGCTTCTGGCGGGCAGCTATTACGGCCAGACCGTGCAGATCTGGAGCGCGCTTTTCGCGGCCGCGATCCTTGCCGCTCTGCTGGTCGGGCTGGTGGGGCTTGTGCAGCGGATCACGCTGAAACGGATGGGGATGGTGCGATGA
- a CDS encoding ABC transporter permease translates to MIWVFGAFVFWAVAWVVNVRLARLRATRGLRLLMPALFGLTLLVVWEGLVRGLNLPAVILPPPSAIGARIATSLPVLWGDFVQTFVKGALSGYVLGCGAGVLTAIAIDRSPFLQRCLLPVGNFIAALPIIGTAPILVMWFGFDWQSKAAVVVAMVFFPVMVNTLQGLAAADAMQRDLMKTWSASYLQTLTRLRLPAAMPFIFNGLKIATTLALIGAIVAEFFGSPIRGMGFRISTEVGRLALDMVWAEIAVAALVGSAFYGAVAACERAVTFWHPSQRGL, encoded by the coding sequence ATGATCTGGGTCTTCGGCGCGTTTGTCTTCTGGGCCGTCGCCTGGGTGGTGAATGTACGGCTCGCGCGGCTCAGGGCCACGCGCGGGCTGCGTCTTCTGATGCCAGCCCTCTTCGGGCTGACCCTGCTGGTGGTCTGGGAGGGGCTTGTGCGCGGGCTGAATCTGCCCGCCGTCATCCTGCCGCCGCCCTCGGCCATCGGCGCGCGGATCGCGACCAGCCTGCCGGTGCTCTGGGGCGACTTCGTCCAGACCTTCGTCAAGGGCGCGCTGTCGGGCTATGTGCTGGGCTGCGGCGCAGGCGTGCTGACTGCCATTGCCATCGACCGCTCGCCCTTCCTGCAGCGGTGCTTGCTGCCCGTGGGCAATTTCATCGCAGCCCTGCCCATCATCGGCACCGCGCCGATCCTCGTGATGTGGTTCGGCTTCGACTGGCAGTCGAAGGCAGCGGTGGTGGTGGCCATGGTCTTCTTCCCGGTCATGGTCAACACGCTGCAGGGGCTGGCGGCCGCCGATGCCATGCAGCGCGATCTGATGAAGACCTGGTCCGCAAGCTACCTGCAGACGCTGACAAGGCTCAGGCTGCCCGCAGCCATGCCCTTCATCTTCAACGGGCTGAAGATCGCCACCACGCTGGCCCTGATCGGGGCCATCGTGGCCGAGTTCTTCGGCAGCCCGATCCGGGGCATGGGCTTCCGGATCTCGACCGAGGTCGGGCGGCTCGCGCTCGACATGGTCTGGGCCGAGATCGCCGTGGCGGCCCTGGTCGGCTCGGCCTTTTACGGCGCGGTGGCGGCGTGCGAACGCGCCGTCACCTTCTGGCACCCGTCGCAGCGGGGCCTTTGA
- a CDS encoding ABC transporter substrate-binding protein: MDVKLTGALAALLLGTGAAEAADEVTLQLKWVTQAQFAGYYVALDKGFYDEEDLDVTIKPGGPDIAPSQVIAGGGADVMIDWMPSALAAREKGLPIVNIAQPYKSSGMMLTCLKETGVASPADFPGRTLGVWFFGNEYPFLSWMAHLGIPTDGSEGGVTVLKQGFNVDPLLQKQADCISTMTYNEYWQVLDAGIAPDELITFKYEDQGVATLEDGLYVLEEKLADPAEVDKLARFVRASMKGWKWAEANPEEAAMIVLDHDETGAQTEKHQIRMMGEVAKLTAGSNGALDPEDYRRTVETLLSGGSDPVITREPEGAWTHAISDAALN; this comes from the coding sequence ATGGACGTGAAACTGACAGGGGCGCTGGCCGCGCTTCTTCTAGGGACCGGGGCGGCAGAGGCCGCCGACGAGGTCACGCTTCAGCTCAAATGGGTGACCCAGGCCCAGTTCGCGGGCTATTACGTCGCGCTCGACAAGGGCTTTTACGACGAGGAAGACCTCGACGTGACGATCAAGCCCGGCGGACCCGACATCGCGCCAAGCCAGGTCATCGCGGGCGGCGGTGCCGATGTGATGATCGACTGGATGCCCTCGGCGCTGGCCGCGCGCGAGAAGGGGCTGCCCATCGTCAACATCGCCCAGCCCTACAAGTCCTCTGGCATGATGCTGACCTGCCTCAAGGAAACCGGCGTTGCCAGCCCAGCGGATTTCCCGGGCCGCACGCTGGGCGTCTGGTTCTTCGGCAATGAATATCCCTTCCTCAGCTGGATGGCGCATCTGGGCATTCCGACCGATGGCTCCGAGGGCGGTGTGACCGTGCTGAAACAGGGCTTCAACGTCGATCCGCTGCTGCAGAAGCAGGCCGACTGCATCTCGACCATGACCTATAACGAATATTGGCAGGTGCTCGATGCGGGGATCGCGCCCGACGAGCTGATCACCTTCAAATACGAGGATCAGGGCGTCGCGACCCTGGAAGACGGGCTTTACGTGCTCGAGGAAAAGCTGGCCGATCCGGCCGAGGTCGACAAGCTGGCGCGCTTCGTGCGGGCCTCGATGAAGGGGTGGAAATGGGCCGAAGCCAATCCCGAAGAGGCCGCGATGATCGTGCTTGATCATGACGAGACCGGGGCGCAGACCGAAAAGCACCAGATCCGGATGATGGGCGAGGTCGCCAAGCTGACCGCGGGCTCGAACGGCGCGCTCGATCCCGAGGACTATCGGCGCACGGTCGAGACGCTGCTGTCGGGCGGCTCGGACCCGGTCATCACAAGGGAACCCGAGGGCGCCTGGACCCATGCGATTTCCGACGCGGCGCTGAATTAG
- the acs gene encoding acetate--CoA ligase — MTEHVYPPDPDFVSGAHIDSAKYDAMYRRSVEDPEGFWGEHGQRLDWIKPYTEVKRSTFKMGQVEIHWFRDGTLNVASNCIDRHLRTRRDQDAIIFVPDEPDAPVRHITYRELHEKVNRMANVLLSQGVMRGDRVVIYMPMIPEAAYAMLACARIGAIHSVVFAGFSADGLANRINDCGAKVVITADTAPRGGRKTALKSNADAALLHCSDKVRCMVVKHTGDQTSWIQGRDVDVLQLMEHASPDCPPRELAAEHPLFILYTSGSTGKPKGVVHSSGGYLAYAAMTHEYTFDYHEGDVFWCTADVGWVTGHSYIVYGPLANGATTVMFEGVPTYPDAGRFWQICQDLKVNQFYTAPTVIRALMGQGTEWVEKYDLSSLKVLGSVGEPINPEAWEWYNEHVGQGRCPIVDTWWQTETGGHLLTPLPGATPTKPGSATRPFFGVQPVVLEPESGREIDSTEAEGVLCLKDSWPGQMRTIWGDHDRFQETYFSHYKGYYFSGDGCRRDADGYYWVTGRVDDVINVSGHRMGTAEVESALVAHQAVAEAAVVGYPHELKGQGIYAYVTLMNGVEATDALRKELEKWVRTEIGPIAKPDIIQWAPGLPKTRSGKIMRRILRKIAENDFGSLGDISTLADPSVVEELIDNRMNKD, encoded by the coding sequence ATGACTGAGCATGTTTACCCGCCGGACCCGGATTTCGTGTCGGGCGCGCATATCGACTCGGCGAAATATGATGCGATGTACCGTCGCTCGGTCGAGGACCCGGAGGGGTTCTGGGGCGAGCACGGGCAGCGGCTGGACTGGATCAAACCCTATACCGAGGTCAAGCGCAGCACCTTCAAGATGGGGCAGGTCGAGATCCACTGGTTCCGGGACGGGACGCTGAACGTGGCCTCGAACTGCATCGACCGCCATCTGAGAACCCGGCGCGATCAGGATGCGATCATCTTCGTGCCCGACGAGCCCGACGCGCCGGTCCGGCACATCACCTATCGCGAGCTGCACGAGAAGGTGAACCGGATGGCCAATGTCCTGCTGAGCCAGGGCGTGATGCGGGGCGACCGCGTGGTCATCTACATGCCGATGATCCCCGAAGCGGCCTATGCGATGCTGGCCTGCGCCCGGATCGGGGCGATCCATTCGGTGGTCTTCGCGGGCTTCTCGGCCGATGGTCTCGCGAACCGGATCAACGATTGCGGCGCCAAGGTCGTCATCACCGCAGATACCGCCCCCCGGGGCGGGCGCAAGACCGCGCTGAAATCGAATGCCGATGCCGCGCTACTGCACTGCTCGGACAAGGTACGCTGCATGGTCGTCAAGCACACGGGCGACCAGACCTCCTGGATCCAGGGCCGCGATGTCGATGTGCTGCAACTGATGGAGCATGCCAGCCCCGACTGCCCGCCGCGCGAGCTGGCCGCGGAGCATCCGCTCTTCATCCTCTACACCTCGGGCTCGACCGGCAAGCCCAAGGGCGTGGTGCATTCCTCGGGCGGCTATCTCGCCTATGCCGCGATGACCCATGAATACACCTTCGACTATCACGAGGGCGACGTGTTCTGGTGCACCGCCGATGTCGGCTGGGTCACCGGCCACAGCTACATCGTCTATGGCCCGCTCGCCAATGGCGCGACCACCGTGATGTTCGAGGGCGTGCCGACCTATCCCGATGCGGGCCGGTTCTGGCAGATCTGCCAGGACCTGAAGGTCAACCAGTTCTACACCGCCCCCACCGTGATCCGGGCGCTGATGGGCCAGGGCACCGAGTGGGTCGAGAAATATGATCTCTCGAGCCTCAAGGTGCTGGGCTCGGTCGGCGAGCCGATCAACCCCGAGGCCTGGGAATGGTACAACGAACATGTGGGCCAGGGCCGCTGCCCGATCGTCGACACCTGGTGGCAGACCGAGACCGGCGGCCATCTGCTGACGCCGCTGCCCGGCGCCACCCCGACCAAGCCCGGCTCGGCGACCCGGCCCTTCTTCGGGGTGCAGCCGGTGGTGCTGGAACCGGAATCGGGCCGCGAGATCGACAGCACCGAGGCCGAGGGCGTGCTCTGCCTCAAGGACAGCTGGCCCGGGCAGATGCGCACGATCTGGGGCGATCACGACCGCTTCCAGGAGACCTATTTCAGCCATTACAAGGGCTATTACTTCTCGGGCGACGGCTGCAGGCGCGATGCCGACGGCTATTACTGGGTCACCGGCCGGGTCGATGACGTGATCAACGTCTCGGGCCACCGGATGGGCACGGCCGAGGTGGAATCGGCCCTTGTCGCCCACCAGGCGGTGGCCGAGGCCGCGGTGGTGGGCTATCCGCATGAGCTGAAGGGCCAGGGCATCTACGCCTATGTGACGCTGATGAACGGGGTCGAGGCGACCGACGCGCTCCGCAAGGAGCTCGAGAAATGGGTCCGCACCGAGATCGGCCCGATCGCCAAGCCCGACATCATCCAATGGGCGCCGGGCCTTCCCAAGACCCGCTCGGGCAAGATCATGCGCCGCATCCTCAGGAAGATCGCCGAGAACGATTTCGGCTCCCTCGGCGACATCTCGACCCTCGCCGACCCCTCCGTCGTCGAGGAGCTCATCGACAACAGGATGAACAAGGACTGA